A single window of Prionailurus viverrinus isolate Anna chromosome F1, UM_Priviv_1.0, whole genome shotgun sequence DNA harbors:
- the LOC125155113 gene encoding uncharacterized protein LOC125155113 isoform X3, with translation MFTHQPTWDDCQQLLRIVFTTEERERIQLEARKLVPGEDGRPTVNPDLINAAFPLTRPDGDYNAAEGRGRLLIYRQTLMAGLRAAARKPTNLAKVYSVVQGKTESPATFLERLMEAFRQYTPMDPEAPEEILPRYGFPVLIGSDNGPAFVSKVSQGLASVLGADWKLHCAYRPQSSGQVERMNRTLKETLTKLTVETGANWVELLPYALYRVRNSPDKLGLTPYEITFGKPTPIIPNLKSNLIQLDQDNSLLSSLRALQWVHEAVWPKLRELYETGPPPTPHQYRPGDWVLVKRHRQENLEPRWKGPYQIILTTPTAIKA, from the exons ATGTTCACCCACCAGCCTACCTGGGATGACTGCCAACAGCTTTTGCGAATCGTGTTCACCacggaagaaagggagagaattcaACTTGAAGCGCGGAAGCTGGTCCCCGGGGAAGACGGTCGACCCACTGTTAACCCTGACCTCATTAATGCAGCGTTTCCCCTGACTCGGCCTGATGGGGACTACAACGCGGCAGAAGGTAGGGGACGACTGCTCATTTATCGCCAGACTCTAATGGCGGGTCTCCGGGCTGCAGCGCGCAAGCccaccaatttggccaaggtgtACTCGGTAGTACAAGGTAAGACAGAGAGCCCTGCCACCTTTTTAGAAAGATTAATGGAAGCCTTTAGGCAGTACACCCCCATGGACCCCGAGGCCCCCGAAGAAATCCtgcccaggtatggttttccagTCCTGATAGGGTCAGACAACGGACCTGCATTCGTCTCTAAGGTAAGTCAGGGATTGGCTTCCGTACTCGGGGCAgattggaaattacattgtgcctACCGGCCCCAAAGCTCAGGAcaagtagaaagaatgaatagaacatTAAAAGAGACCCTTACTAAATTGACTGTGGAGACTGGCGCTAATTGGGTAGAATTACTCCCCTACGCTCTGTACAGGGTTCGCAACTCCCCGGACAAGTTGGGCCTTACACCCTATGAAATCACGTTTGGCAAACCCACACCTATCATACCTAATCTTAAGTCAAACCTCATTCAATTAGACCAAGATAACAGCCTCTTGTCTTCTCTCAGGGCTCTACAGTGGGTTCATGAGGCCGTGTGGCCTAAACTAAGAGAACTGTATGAGACGGggcccccacccactccccatcAGTATCGTCCAGGAGACTGGGTCCTCGTCAAGCGACACCGGCAGGAGAACCTTGAACCCAGATGGAAGGGACCTTACCAAATCATCCTGACAACTCCCACCGCCATCAAG GCCTAG
- the LOC125155113 gene encoding uncharacterized protein LOC125155113 isoform X5, translating to MFVVGKALQWVHEAVWPKLRELYETGPPPTPHQYRPGDWVLVKRHRQENLEPRWKGPYQIILTTPTAIKESVHSSCYDSYQQCIGPDNSTTYFTAILQSNRAAIASDNNMQLQAGCSGSVGAAICWNPRAPIHVSDGGGPQDAVRQIETQTRLKDLAEHVYPWLNSTP from the exons ATGTTTGTTGTGGGCAA GGCTCTACAGTGGGTTCATGAGGCCGTGTGGCCTAAACTAAGAGAACTGTATGAGACGGggcccccacccactccccatcAGTATCGTCCAGGAGACTGGGTCCTCGTCAAGCGACACCGGCAGGAGAACCTTGAACCCAGATGGAAGGGACCTTACCAAATCATCCTGACAACTCCCACCGCCATCAAG GAGTCGGTGCACAGCTCTTGTTATGACTCCTATCAGCAATGTATAGGGCCAGATAACTCCACTACCTACTTTACGGCCATCCTACAGAGTAACAGGGCAGCGATAGCCAGTGATAACAATATGCAACTTCAAGCTGGCTGCTCTGGCTCAGTTGGAGCTGCCATCTGCTGGAACCCCCGAGCCCCCATACACGTGTCTGACGGTGGAGGACCCCAAGACGCTGTCAGACAGATTGAAACGCAAACGAGGCTTAAGGACCTCGCAGAACATGTGTATCCATGGCTTAATTCCACCCCCTAG
- the LOC125155113 gene encoding uncharacterized protein LOC125155113 isoform X1 → MFTHQPTWDDCQQLLRIVFTTEERERIQLEARKLVPGEDGRPTVNPDLINAAFPLTRPDGDYNAAEGRGRLLIYRQTLMAGLRAAARKPTNLAKVYSVVQGKTESPATFLERLMEAFRQYTPMDPEAPEEILPRYGFPVLIGSDNGPAFVSKVSQGLASVLGADWKLHCAYRPQSSGQVERMNRTLKETLTKLTVETGANWVELLPYALYRVRNSPDKLGLTPYEITFGKPTPIIPNLKSNLIQLDQDNSLLSSLRALQWVHEAVWPKLRELYETGPPPTPHQYRPGDWVLVKRHRQENLEPRWKGPYQIILTTPTAIKESVHSSCYDSYQQCIGPDNSTTYFTAILQSNRAAIASDNNMQLQAGCSGSVGAAICWNPRAPIHVSDGGGPQDAVRQIETQTRLKDLAEHVYPWLNSTP, encoded by the exons ATGTTCACCCACCAGCCTACCTGGGATGACTGCCAACAGCTTTTGCGAATCGTGTTCACCacggaagaaagggagagaattcaACTTGAAGCGCGGAAGCTGGTCCCCGGGGAAGACGGTCGACCCACTGTTAACCCTGACCTCATTAATGCAGCGTTTCCCCTGACTCGGCCTGATGGGGACTACAACGCGGCAGAAGGTAGGGGACGACTGCTCATTTATCGCCAGACTCTAATGGCGGGTCTCCGGGCTGCAGCGCGCAAGCccaccaatttggccaaggtgtACTCGGTAGTACAAGGTAAGACAGAGAGCCCTGCCACCTTTTTAGAAAGATTAATGGAAGCCTTTAGGCAGTACACCCCCATGGACCCCGAGGCCCCCGAAGAAATCCtgcccaggtatggttttccagTCCTGATAGGGTCAGACAACGGACCTGCATTCGTCTCTAAGGTAAGTCAGGGATTGGCTTCCGTACTCGGGGCAgattggaaattacattgtgcctACCGGCCCCAAAGCTCAGGAcaagtagaaagaatgaatagaacatTAAAAGAGACCCTTACTAAATTGACTGTGGAGACTGGCGCTAATTGGGTAGAATTACTCCCCTACGCTCTGTACAGGGTTCGCAACTCCCCGGACAAGTTGGGCCTTACACCCTATGAAATCACGTTTGGCAAACCCACACCTATCATACCTAATCTTAAGTCAAACCTCATTCAATTAGACCAAGATAACAGCCTCTTGTCTTCTCTCAGGGCTCTACAGTGGGTTCATGAGGCCGTGTGGCCTAAACTAAGAGAACTGTATGAGACGGggcccccacccactccccatcAGTATCGTCCAGGAGACTGGGTCCTCGTCAAGCGACACCGGCAGGAGAACCTTGAACCCAGATGGAAGGGACCTTACCAAATCATCCTGACAACTCCCACCGCCATCAAG GAGTCGGTGCACAGCTCTTGTTATGACTCCTATCAGCAATGTATAGGGCCAGATAACTCCACTACCTACTTTACGGCCATCCTACAGAGTAACAGGGCAGCGATAGCCAGTGATAACAATATGCAACTTCAAGCTGGCTGCTCTGGCTCAGTTGGAGCTGCCATCTGCTGGAACCCCCGAGCCCCCATACACGTGTCTGACGGTGGAGGACCCCAAGACGCTGTCAGACAGATTGAAACGCAAACGAGGCTTAAGGACCTCGCAGAACATGTGTATCCATGGCTTAATTCCACCCCCTAG
- the LOC125155113 gene encoding uncharacterized protein LOC125155113 isoform X4 translates to MFTHQPTWDDCQQLLRIVFTTEERERIQLEARKLVPGEDGRPTVNPDLINAAFPLTRPDGDYNAAEGRGRLLIYRQTLMAGLRAAARKPTNLAKVYSVVQGKTESPATFLERLMEAFRQYTPMDPEAPEEILPRYGFPVLIGSDNGPAFVSKVSQGLASVLGADWKLHCAYRPQSSGQVERMNRTLKETLTKLTVETGANWVELLPYALYRVRNSPDKLGLTPYEITFGKPTPIIPNLKSNLIQLDQDNSLLSSLRALQWVHEAVWPKLRELYETGPPPTPHQYRPGDWVLVKRHRQENLEPRWKGPYQIILTTPTAIK, encoded by the coding sequence ATGTTCACCCACCAGCCTACCTGGGATGACTGCCAACAGCTTTTGCGAATCGTGTTCACCacggaagaaagggagagaattcaACTTGAAGCGCGGAAGCTGGTCCCCGGGGAAGACGGTCGACCCACTGTTAACCCTGACCTCATTAATGCAGCGTTTCCCCTGACTCGGCCTGATGGGGACTACAACGCGGCAGAAGGTAGGGGACGACTGCTCATTTATCGCCAGACTCTAATGGCGGGTCTCCGGGCTGCAGCGCGCAAGCccaccaatttggccaaggtgtACTCGGTAGTACAAGGTAAGACAGAGAGCCCTGCCACCTTTTTAGAAAGATTAATGGAAGCCTTTAGGCAGTACACCCCCATGGACCCCGAGGCCCCCGAAGAAATCCtgcccaggtatggttttccagTCCTGATAGGGTCAGACAACGGACCTGCATTCGTCTCTAAGGTAAGTCAGGGATTGGCTTCCGTACTCGGGGCAgattggaaattacattgtgcctACCGGCCCCAAAGCTCAGGAcaagtagaaagaatgaatagaacatTAAAAGAGACCCTTACTAAATTGACTGTGGAGACTGGCGCTAATTGGGTAGAATTACTCCCCTACGCTCTGTACAGGGTTCGCAACTCCCCGGACAAGTTGGGCCTTACACCCTATGAAATCACGTTTGGCAAACCCACACCTATCATACCTAATCTTAAGTCAAACCTCATTCAATTAGACCAAGATAACAGCCTCTTGTCTTCTCTCAGGGCTCTACAGTGGGTTCATGAGGCCGTGTGGCCTAAACTAAGAGAACTGTATGAGACGGggcccccacccactccccatcAGTATCGTCCAGGAGACTGGGTCCTCGTCAAGCGACACCGGCAGGAGAACCTTGAACCCAGATGGAAGGGACCTTACCAAATCATCCTGACAACTCCCACCGCCATCAAG
- the LOC125155113 gene encoding uncharacterized protein LOC125155113 isoform X2 has protein sequence MFTHQPTWDDCQQLLRIVFTTEERERIQLEARKLVPGEDGRPTVNPDLINAAFPLTRPDGDYNAAEGRGRLLIYRQTLMAGLRAAARKPTNLAKVYSVVQGKTESPATFLERLMEAFRQYTPMDPEAPEEILPRYGFPVLIGSDNGPAFVSKVSQGLASVLGADWKLHCAYRPQSSGQVERMNRTLKETLTKLTVETGANWVELLPYALYRVRNSPDKLGLTPYEITFGKPTPIIPNLKSNLIQLDQDNSLLSSLRALQWVHEAVWPKLRELYETGPPPTPHQYRPGDWVLVKRHRQENLEPRWKGPYQIILTTPTAIKK, from the exons ATGTTCACCCACCAGCCTACCTGGGATGACTGCCAACAGCTTTTGCGAATCGTGTTCACCacggaagaaagggagagaattcaACTTGAAGCGCGGAAGCTGGTCCCCGGGGAAGACGGTCGACCCACTGTTAACCCTGACCTCATTAATGCAGCGTTTCCCCTGACTCGGCCTGATGGGGACTACAACGCGGCAGAAGGTAGGGGACGACTGCTCATTTATCGCCAGACTCTAATGGCGGGTCTCCGGGCTGCAGCGCGCAAGCccaccaatttggccaaggtgtACTCGGTAGTACAAGGTAAGACAGAGAGCCCTGCCACCTTTTTAGAAAGATTAATGGAAGCCTTTAGGCAGTACACCCCCATGGACCCCGAGGCCCCCGAAGAAATCCtgcccaggtatggttttccagTCCTGATAGGGTCAGACAACGGACCTGCATTCGTCTCTAAGGTAAGTCAGGGATTGGCTTCCGTACTCGGGGCAgattggaaattacattgtgcctACCGGCCCCAAAGCTCAGGAcaagtagaaagaatgaatagaacatTAAAAGAGACCCTTACTAAATTGACTGTGGAGACTGGCGCTAATTGGGTAGAATTACTCCCCTACGCTCTGTACAGGGTTCGCAACTCCCCGGACAAGTTGGGCCTTACACCCTATGAAATCACGTTTGGCAAACCCACACCTATCATACCTAATCTTAAGTCAAACCTCATTCAATTAGACCAAGATAACAGCCTCTTGTCTTCTCTCAGGGCTCTACAGTGGGTTCATGAGGCCGTGTGGCCTAAACTAAGAGAACTGTATGAGACGGggcccccacccactccccatcAGTATCGTCCAGGAGACTGGGTCCTCGTCAAGCGACACCGGCAGGAGAACCTTGAACCCAGATGGAAGGGACCTTACCAAATCATCCTGACAACTCCCACCGCCATCAAG AAATAA